Genomic segment of Anaeromyxobacter sp.:
CGTCCTTGGGGCGCAGCGCCCCGTCCTTCATGCGCTGGTCGAGGGCGCTCTTGACCCGCCGGCACAGGTCGGAGGGCTCGTACTGCACCCGCGACAGCACCTGCTGGACGGTGTCCCCGGGGATGTACTCCTCGATGTAGAAGTCCTCCGGGTCCTCGTCGTCGGCGAAGACGTGGATCTCGTTCACCCGGCCGAAGAGGTTGTGCATGTCGGCCAGGATGTCCTGGTAGGCGCCGGTCAGGAACATGCCCAGGTAGTAGGGCTCGCCGGGCCGCAGCGCGTGCAGGGAGAGCGTCTCGTCGACCCCGTCGCCCTCGATGAAGCGGTCGATCTTGCCGTCCGAGTCGCAGGTCACGTCCACGATGGTGCAGTCCTTGGTGGGCGCCTCGGCCATGCGGTGCAGCGGCACGATGGGGAAGAGCTGGTCGAAGGCCCAGTGGTCGGGGGCGCTCTGGAAGAGCGAGAAGTTGGCCAGGTACTGATCGGCGATCTTGTCGCCCAGGTCCTTGGTCTCGCGGGGCAGCCGCTTCTTGCCGCGGTTCAGGTCGGCGATGCCGCGGGCCAGCTTCCAGAAGAGGCTCTCCACCACGGCGCGCTCCTCCAGGCCGAGCGAGCCCAGCTTGAACATCTGCAGGGCCTCCTCCTTCTTGGCGGCGGCGTCGTGGTAGGCCTCGGCGCGGTTGCGCGGCGTCATGGAGGCCACGATCTCGCGCATCTCGCGGACCACCGAGGGCTCGTTGGGCTGCGGCACCGAGGCCGCCGCGATCTCCTCGGCCGAGCCGATCTCGATGTGGCCGAAGACGTTCATGATGATGCAGGAGTGGTGCGCCGCCACCGCCCGGCCCGACTCCGAGACGATGTGCGGCTCGGGCACGCCCTCGCTGGTGCAGACCCGCTGCAGGCTGTAGACGACGTCCTCGACGTACTCCTCCAGGGAGTAGTTGAGCGAGGAGGCGTAGCCGCTGGAGCGGGTGCCCACGTAGTCCACCCCCAGGCCGCCGCCCACGTCGAAGTACTCGATGGGCAGCCCCATCTTGCGCAGCTTGGCGTACACCCGGGCGCCCTCGTTGACGGCGTCCTTGATGACCCGGATCTCGGTGAGCTGGCTGCCGGCGTGGAAGTGCAGCAGCTTGGCGCAGTGCTCCTTGCCCTGCGCCTTGAGCAGCTTCACCGCGTGGATCAGCTCCGGGATGGTCAGCCCGAACTTGGCGAAGTCGCCGGAGGAGCCCTCCCACTTCCCGGTGCCGCGGGTGGTCAGCTTGGAGCGCAGGCCGATCATGGGCTCGACCTGCATCTCGTCGGCCAGCCGGAGCAGCATGGGCAGCTCGGAGAGCTTCTCGATGACCACGATCACCTTGCGCCCCAGCTTGCGCCCCAGCAGCGCCAGGCGCAGGAACTCCTCGTCCTTGTAGCCGTTGCAGATGGTGAGGGCCTCGGGGTCGGTGTTCATGCCCAGCACCAGCAGCAGCTCACCCTTGGAGCCGGC
This window contains:
- the speA gene encoding biosynthetic arginine decarboxylase translates to MIMPEPRSDATTAMAPSDWSIERATQYYNIAGWGAGYFSVNDKGHVVVHPHGQPGPVIDMMDVVEDLIERKIGFPCVVRFQDVLRARVKQINEGFKKAIADNDYGGRYFGVYPVKVNQMREVVDEIVDAGAPYHYGLEAGSKGELLLVLGMNTDPEALTICNGYKDEEFLRLALLGRKLGRKVIVVIEKLSELPMLLRLADEMQVEPMIGLRSKLTTRGTGKWEGSSGDFAKFGLTIPELIHAVKLLKAQGKEHCAKLLHFHAGSQLTEIRVIKDAVNEGARVYAKLRKMGLPIEYFDVGGGLGVDYVGTRSSGYASSLNYSLEEYVEDVVYSLQRVCTSEGVPEPHIVSESGRAVAAHHSCIIMNVFGHIEIGSAEEIAAASVPQPNEPSVVREMREIVASMTPRNRAEAYHDAAAKKEEALQMFKLGSLGLEERAVVESLFWKLARGIADLNRGKKRLPRETKDLGDKIADQYLANFSLFQSAPDHWAFDQLFPIVPLHRMAEAPTKDCTIVDVTCDSDGKIDRFIEGDGVDETLSLHALRPGEPYYLGMFLTGAYQDILADMHNLFGRVNEIHVFADDEDPEDFYIEEYIPGDTVQQVLSRVQYEPSDLCRRVKSALDQRMKDGALRPKDGVYLSDFYDEVMRGYTYLAGTSPG